A single Bacillus sp. OxB-1 DNA region contains:
- a CDS encoding cobalt-precorrin 5A hydrolase, with protein sequence MDNVVLVAITKHGVQLIRELKEKMPTADVYYMRKFAYGDEDERGFTLFDGSIRLLLPDMFAKYDGIVSVISLGAMVRMIGPIMKNKKVDPAVVCVDDRGQFAISVLSGHVGGANDLTNIVAEKLGALPVITTASDVQKTIPVDIFGRDFGWTIEDETHIVTASASVVNEEPLVVVQEAGERNWWKHERAIPSHIQVVDSCEEALKKEFKAALVITDRIIPEHLTTGPLSDNWVLYRPKTLHLGIGCNRGTSAEEIEEVIVSTLAELQLSLQSVKGISTIELKKDEDGLLEVCKKYGWEFTWYAPDQLNAVPIENPSETVFKFTGAYGVSEPAAKLSADADTLLLEKKKSGNVTISIARKTFDGREPKWQQDKSISSVQDPAMSN encoded by the coding sequence ATGGATAATGTCGTCCTCGTCGCCATCACGAAACACGGTGTCCAGCTGATCCGGGAACTGAAGGAGAAAATGCCGACTGCGGATGTCTATTATATGCGTAAATTCGCCTACGGAGATGAAGATGAACGGGGTTTCACGTTATTTGACGGCTCAATCCGCCTATTACTTCCAGACATGTTCGCCAAATATGACGGCATAGTGTCGGTCATTTCCTTGGGCGCGATGGTGCGGATGATCGGGCCTATTATGAAAAACAAGAAAGTCGATCCGGCTGTTGTCTGCGTCGATGACAGGGGCCAATTTGCAATCAGCGTCCTGTCGGGGCATGTCGGCGGGGCGAATGACCTGACCAATATCGTGGCGGAAAAACTGGGGGCCCTTCCTGTCATCACGACCGCCTCTGACGTCCAAAAGACGATCCCCGTCGATATTTTCGGACGAGATTTCGGTTGGACGATCGAAGATGAAACCCATATCGTCACCGCCAGCGCTTCCGTTGTGAATGAAGAGCCGCTCGTCGTCGTCCAAGAGGCCGGGGAACGGAATTGGTGGAAACATGAACGCGCGATCCCTTCCCACATCCAAGTGGTCGACTCTTGTGAAGAGGCACTGAAGAAAGAATTCAAAGCGGCCCTGGTCATTACAGACCGGATCATCCCTGAACATTTGACAACAGGTCCCCTCTCGGATAACTGGGTCCTCTATCGACCGAAAACCCTCCATCTGGGAATCGGCTGCAACCGCGGCACTTCTGCGGAAGAGATAGAAGAAGTGATCGTATCCACTTTGGCGGAACTGCAACTGTCCCTTCAATCCGTCAAAGGCATTTCGACGATTGAGCTGAAAAAAGATGAAGATGGTCTGTTGGAAGTGTGTAAGAAATATGGGTGGGAGTTCACCTGGTATGCACCGGACCAATTGAACGCCGTGCCGATTGAAAACCCGTCAGAGACCGTATTCAAATTCACAGGGGCTTATGGCGTCAGCGAGCCAGCAGCGAAACTATCCGCAGATGCGGATACGTTGCTCTTGGAAAAGAAGAAAAGCGGCAATGTCACGATATCGATTGCACGGAAAACATTTGATGGGAGGGAACCGAAATGGCAACAGGACAAGTCTATCTCGTCGGTGCAGGACCCGGCCATGTCAAACTGA
- the cobM gene encoding precorrin-4 C(11)-methyltransferase, whose amino-acid sequence MNIEAKVYFIGAGPGDPELITVKGLKLLQTADVVLFTDSLVNEKLMDETKEGALVLKSAGMALEEQIDIMAGAVEEGKSVARIHTGDPAIYGAILEQMSRLYHRGISYEVIPGVSSVFASAARAGVELTVPELTQTVILTRAEGRTPVPEKEQLVDLARHHCTVSLFLSATLIKKVVKSFYEAGWAEDAPVLVVYKATWPDELILRTTLDKVGEDMRANRITKQAMVIISPAVDPKLVEQGGYESKLYDKTFTHGFRKGVTADG is encoded by the coding sequence TTGAACATCGAAGCAAAAGTCTATTTTATCGGCGCTGGCCCCGGAGACCCCGAATTGATTACGGTGAAGGGCTTGAAACTGTTGCAAACCGCGGATGTCGTCCTGTTCACCGACTCGCTCGTCAATGAAAAGCTCATGGACGAGACGAAAGAGGGTGCACTTGTACTAAAAAGTGCCGGCATGGCATTGGAAGAGCAGATTGACATCATGGCGGGCGCCGTCGAGGAAGGTAAGAGCGTGGCCCGCATCCATACGGGAGACCCCGCCATTTATGGGGCAATCCTGGAGCAGATGAGCCGGCTGTATCACCGCGGCATCTCCTATGAAGTGATTCCGGGAGTCAGTTCCGTCTTTGCATCGGCAGCACGGGCGGGTGTCGAACTCACTGTGCCGGAATTGACGCAAACGGTCATCTTGACCCGTGCAGAGGGGCGGACGCCAGTTCCCGAAAAGGAACAGCTTGTGGACTTGGCCCGGCATCATTGCACCGTCTCTTTATTCCTCAGTGCGACGCTCATCAAGAAAGTCGTCAAATCATTCTACGAAGCCGGCTGGGCGGAGGATGCTCCGGTGCTCGTCGTCTACAAAGCGACTTGGCCGGATGAATTAATTCTCCGGACGACACTCGACAAAGTCGGCGAAGACATGCGCGCCAACCGGATCACCAAACAGGCGATGGTCATCATCAGTCCGGCGGTAGATCCGAAACTCGTTGAACAAGGCGGCTATGAATCGAAGCTGTATGATAAAACCTTCACGCACGGATTCCGCAAAGGAGTGACGGCCGATGGATAA
- the cobI gene encoding precorrin-2 C(20)-methyltransferase: MLGKVIGVGVGPGDPELITVKAYRVMKEADVVAFPKPRRGSKSYAQQIIDHYVNPAEKEMLPLVFPMTREQDILETEWTNVANQVYEKVKEGKEVAFVTEGDTMLYSTFMHLMRRMAQLYPDVECISVPGISSVNAAASRFKMPLADGDEWFAIIPATDDREQMRKALEDHDAVAFLKVAKVLPEMIDLLEEMDLVDKAVVTTKVTSSEENVWHDVRELKTAELNYLSLMLVRK; the protein is encoded by the coding sequence ATGCTAGGAAAAGTAATTGGCGTCGGTGTAGGACCCGGCGACCCGGAGCTCATCACCGTCAAAGCCTACCGGGTGATGAAAGAGGCCGATGTGGTCGCATTCCCGAAACCACGCCGGGGCAGCAAAAGCTATGCCCAGCAAATCATCGACCATTACGTCAACCCGGCCGAAAAGGAAATGCTTCCCCTCGTCTTTCCGATGACCCGCGAACAGGATATTTTGGAGACGGAATGGACGAATGTGGCAAACCAAGTCTATGAAAAGGTCAAAGAAGGAAAAGAAGTGGCTTTCGTGACGGAAGGCGACACGATGCTGTACAGCACATTCATGCACCTCATGCGCAGAATGGCGCAGTTGTATCCGGATGTTGAATGTATCTCCGTCCCCGGCATTTCCTCCGTCAACGCCGCCGCATCCCGTTTCAAGATGCCGTTGGCGGACGGCGATGAATGGTTCGCCATCATCCCGGCGACCGACGACCGCGAGCAGATGCGGAAAGCTCTGGAGGACCATGATGCAGTCGCCTTTTTGAAAGTGGCGAAAGTGCTTCCCGAAATGATTGATTTATTGGAGGAAATGGACTTGGTCGATAAAGCCGTCGTCACGACGAAAGTAACGTCCAGCGAAGAAAATGTCTGGCACGATGTACGGGAATTAAAAACGGCGGAGCTGAACTACCTGTCGCTTATGCTCGTCCGGAAATAA
- a CDS encoding bifunctional cobalt-precorrin-7 (C(5))-methyltransferase/cobalt-precorrin-6B (C(15))-methyltransferase: MAKKAIKVIGIGEAGQDSLLPIYKTWIEQSERLVGGDRQLAFFPDYAGEKLSVTGGLSAVVANLQKDDKETVVLASGDPLFYGIGGYLANKLEHIEIYPALSSIQEAFSRMGESWQDSVFLSVHGRPMTGLAQKIDGQSKVCLLTDHNNSPQEIARYLLSFGMYEYRAFVAEAVGGPDEKVSWFDLHELLDYEANPLNVVILKRVKEAPVWPLGIPDAEFSQRKPDKGLITKKEIRVLSIGELQLTRTSTVWDIGACTGSVSIEAAKICRDGAVFAIEKNEADLDNCRENFSKFRTDVTLVHGKAPERLEEFPDPDAVFIGGSGGEMNELLHICCSRLKANGTIVLNAVTIENLHNAVKAFETEGFAVNITLAQISRSKPILHMTRFEGLNPVYIIQAKRKETAEC, from the coding sequence GTGGCGAAGAAAGCGATTAAAGTGATCGGTATTGGCGAAGCAGGACAAGACTCCCTCTTGCCAATATATAAAACATGGATCGAACAGAGTGAACGGCTCGTTGGCGGAGACCGTCAACTCGCCTTCTTCCCCGACTATGCGGGAGAGAAGTTATCCGTCACCGGCGGGCTTTCTGCGGTTGTGGCCAATTTGCAGAAGGACGACAAAGAAACTGTCGTCTTGGCATCCGGCGATCCGTTATTCTATGGGATCGGCGGTTATTTGGCGAATAAACTCGAGCACATCGAGATTTACCCGGCACTGAGTTCCATTCAGGAAGCGTTCAGCCGCATGGGAGAATCTTGGCAAGACAGTGTTTTTCTCAGCGTCCACGGTCGTCCGATGACAGGACTGGCCCAAAAAATTGATGGCCAGTCGAAAGTGTGCCTGTTGACGGACCACAACAACAGTCCACAGGAGATTGCCCGTTATCTCCTGTCGTTCGGGATGTATGAGTACCGTGCATTCGTTGCGGAAGCGGTTGGTGGACCAGACGAGAAAGTCAGCTGGTTTGATTTACATGAACTTCTCGACTACGAAGCGAACCCATTGAATGTCGTCATTCTCAAGCGCGTGAAGGAGGCCCCTGTCTGGCCGCTCGGCATCCCCGATGCGGAATTTTCACAACGAAAGCCCGATAAAGGATTGATTACAAAAAAAGAGATCCGGGTGCTGAGCATCGGGGAATTGCAATTAACCCGGACGAGCACCGTTTGGGATATCGGCGCCTGCACCGGTTCCGTTTCCATTGAGGCGGCGAAAATTTGCCGGGATGGCGCTGTCTTCGCCATTGAGAAAAATGAAGCCGACTTGGACAATTGCCGGGAAAACTTCTCAAAATTCCGCACCGATGTGACGCTCGTCCACGGAAAAGCACCGGAGCGTCTCGAAGAATTCCCTGATCCGGATGCCGTCTTCATCGGCGGTTCGGGAGGCGAGATGAATGAACTGCTGCACATCTGTTGCAGCCGGCTGAAAGCGAACGGCACAATTGTCCTGAATGCAGTGACGATTGAAAACCTGCACAACGCAGTGAAAGCATTCGAAACGGAAGGATTTGCCGTCAATATCACACTTGCACAAATTTCACGCAGCAAACCGATTTTACATATGACACGCTTTGAAGGATTGAACCCTGTCTATATCATTCAAGCAAAGCGGAAGGAGACAGCAGAATGCTAG
- a CDS encoding cobalt-precorrin-5B (C(1))-methyltransferase, with protein sequence MKKQTEEKKELRHGYTTGTNSTAATKAALLSLILQEQIVKVTVTLPIGDTVPFTMDKLSLGPKSVSAEIIKDAGDDPDATHLARIISTVSWNDAPGIELDGGTGVGRVTKPGLPVPVGEAAINPVPRRMILRAAQEILDEYGIGRGIKIVISVPDGEEIAKKTLNSRLGIIGGISILGTRGTVVPFSTAAFRASIAQAINVAKENGCTEVVACTGGRSEDFAIEFHPHIQEDAFIEMGDFIGFTMKQCKARKMKKVTLVGMMGKFSKVAQGVMMVHSKSAPVDFNFLADLVEQAGLPPELVEEARHANTASQVGDMVMAAGNTKFFTLLLQRIAKNCYDEVGGGLEVEVIVISMKKEILGRETYRGEESD encoded by the coding sequence ATGAAGAAACAAACGGAAGAGAAGAAAGAACTTCGGCATGGCTATACGACCGGCACCAATTCCACGGCAGCAACGAAAGCGGCTCTTCTTTCCCTTATTCTTCAAGAACAAATTGTAAAGGTGACTGTCACCTTGCCAATTGGCGACACGGTCCCGTTTACGATGGATAAACTCTCGCTCGGTCCGAAGTCGGTTTCAGCGGAAATCATCAAAGACGCCGGAGACGACCCGGACGCGACGCATCTCGCCCGGATCATTTCAACCGTTTCCTGGAATGACGCGCCCGGCATCGAACTGGACGGGGGAACCGGCGTCGGTCGTGTAACAAAACCCGGCCTCCCCGTCCCCGTCGGCGAAGCTGCCATCAACCCAGTCCCTAGGAGGATGATCCTTCGGGCCGCGCAAGAAATCTTGGACGAGTATGGTATCGGGCGCGGCATTAAAATCGTCATCTCCGTCCCGGATGGAGAAGAGATTGCCAAAAAGACATTGAATAGCCGGCTCGGCATCATCGGCGGCATATCGATTCTTGGGACGCGAGGCACCGTCGTCCCCTTTTCAACCGCCGCTTTCCGCGCCAGCATCGCCCAGGCGATCAATGTTGCGAAGGAGAACGGCTGTACAGAAGTCGTTGCCTGCACCGGCGGCAGAAGCGAAGACTTCGCCATCGAATTTCATCCCCATATTCAAGAAGACGCGTTTATTGAAATGGGCGATTTCATCGGGTTCACGATGAAGCAATGCAAAGCCCGGAAGATGAAAAAAGTGACGCTCGTCGGGATGATGGGGAAATTCTCCAAGGTCGCGCAAGGCGTCATGATGGTTCATTCCAAAAGTGCGCCTGTCGACTTCAACTTTTTAGCCGATCTTGTGGAACAAGCGGGCTTGCCGCCGGAACTTGTCGAGGAAGCACGCCATGCGAACACCGCTTCCCAAGTCGGAGATATGGTGATGGCAGCAGGCAATACGAAGTTCTTCACTTTATTGCTCCAGCGCATCGCTAAAAATTGTTATGACGAAGTGGGCGGCGGTTTGGAAGTGGAAGTGATCGTCATTTCGATGAAAAAAGAAATTTTAGGGAGGGAGACGTATCGTGGCGAAGAAAGCGATTAA
- a CDS encoding precorrin-8X methylmutase: MNFQTEFKPATIQPQEIEDLSFKIITDELGDHPFTAEQYPVVQRVIHASADFDLGRSLVFHPDAIRAGIEAIRSGKPLVADVQMVQVGVSKPRIEKYGGDVRVYISDPDVMAEAKKQNLTRAIISMQKAVKEAEGGIFAIGNAPTALLELIRLVKNGEARPGLVIGMPVGFVSAEESKAELAKLDIPFITNIGRKGGSPVTVAAVNAISLMATQLD; encoded by the coding sequence ATGAATTTCCAGACAGAGTTTAAACCGGCGACAATCCAGCCGCAGGAAATCGAGGATTTGAGCTTTAAAATCATCACAGACGAACTGGGGGACCATCCCTTTACAGCAGAACAGTATCCGGTCGTCCAGCGGGTCATTCATGCTTCGGCCGATTTCGACCTAGGCAGAAGCCTGGTCTTCCATCCAGACGCCATCCGTGCCGGCATCGAAGCGATCCGCAGCGGAAAGCCGCTTGTTGCGGATGTCCAGATGGTGCAAGTCGGCGTAAGTAAGCCGCGGATTGAAAAATACGGCGGAGATGTCCGTGTCTATATTTCCGACCCGGATGTCATGGCTGAAGCGAAAAAGCAGAACTTGACCCGTGCGATTATCTCCATGCAGAAAGCTGTAAAGGAAGCGGAAGGCGGCATTTTTGCGATCGGTAATGCCCCGACTGCCCTGCTGGAATTGATTCGTCTTGTGAAAAATGGGGAAGCACGTCCCGGACTTGTTATCGGAATGCCGGTCGGCTTTGTATCTGCCGAAGAATCCAAAGCCGAATTGGCGAAGCTGGATATTCCATTCATTACGAACATCGGGCGAAAAGGCGGCAGCCCTGTCACTGTTGCGGCGGTCAATGCCATCTCGCTCATGGCGACTCAACTCGATTGA
- the cobK gene encoding precorrin-6A reductase has translation MILFLAGTSDARELAIELKEKGFDPLTTVVTENASYALLEAGLRVHIGRLTAEEMAAIIQEENMKAIVDASHPFAEEASKNAIEAATNAGVPYFRYEREQIDQYDDRVVSVATYEEAADVALERKGNIMLTTGSKTLETFAKKLIGVEGVRLIARMLPRLDNMEKCAALGVEQKNIVAIQGPFSYELNRALYQQFDVTLMVTKESGKVGSVDEKVEAALELGIPVVMIRRPKIDYGEVYSSFAPLIEQLQTTLEESVK, from the coding sequence GTGATTCTGTTTTTAGCGGGAACGAGCGATGCCCGGGAATTGGCGATCGAATTAAAAGAAAAAGGCTTTGATCCACTCACGACGGTAGTGACGGAAAATGCAAGCTATGCCCTCTTGGAAGCGGGCCTCCGTGTCCATATCGGAAGACTGACTGCCGAAGAGATGGCTGCAATCATCCAGGAAGAAAATATGAAAGCCATCGTTGACGCAAGCCACCCGTTCGCAGAAGAAGCATCCAAAAACGCGATTGAAGCGGCGACAAACGCAGGAGTCCCCTATTTCCGTTATGAACGCGAGCAGATCGATCAGTACGACGATCGAGTCGTCTCCGTTGCCACTTACGAAGAGGCGGCCGACGTCGCACTGGAACGGAAGGGCAATATCATGCTTACGACCGGCAGTAAAACATTGGAGACGTTCGCCAAAAAGCTTATCGGTGTAGAAGGTGTCCGCCTCATCGCCCGGATGCTCCCCCGCCTGGACAATATGGAGAAATGCGCGGCACTCGGTGTTGAACAGAAAAACATCGTCGCGATTCAAGGCCCCTTTTCGTATGAGCTGAACCGGGCACTCTATCAACAATTTGACGTAACCCTAATGGTGACGAAAGAGAGCGGGAAAGTCGGATCGGTGGATGAAAAAGTAGAGGCCGCGCTGGAACTGGGGATTCCCGTCGTCATGATCCGTCGTCCGAAAATCGATTACGGCGAGGTCTATTCTTCATTCGCCCCGCTTATTGAACAACTACAAACGACATTGGAGGAGAGTGTGAAATGA
- a CDS encoding sirohydrochlorin chelatase → MQAILFVGHGSKDPNGNKEILQFVDQITPRFSEPIIETCYLEFAQPDISQGIDRCIERGATSVSLIPMMFLAAGHSKLHIPAAIDEAKVKYPAVTFNYGRPVGIHNRIIDMLENCLREQGLTNEAEDAVILLIGRGSSDPDANSDLYKIGRLLSERFDHLPVESAFIGVTKPTVEDGVARAVTLGAKQVFLVPYLFFTGVLMNRMHDKLAALKEQYPVNQLQMTDYFGFRDEVKDVFQDRVEEALLGAAKLNCDVCEFRLHALEHMDVHHHHHHDHDHDHVHDHHHHHAHEEVAP, encoded by the coding sequence ATGCAAGCAATTCTTTTTGTCGGTCATGGCAGTAAAGATCCGAACGGAAACAAGGAGATTCTTCAGTTCGTCGACCAGATCACGCCGAGATTCTCGGAACCTATCATCGAAACCTGTTATCTCGAATTCGCCCAGCCCGATATTTCACAAGGCATTGACCGCTGCATCGAGCGCGGAGCGACGTCTGTCAGTCTCATTCCGATGATGTTCCTGGCTGCGGGCCACTCCAAACTGCATATCCCTGCTGCCATCGACGAAGCGAAAGTCAAATACCCAGCCGTCACGTTCAATTACGGACGCCCGGTCGGCATCCACAATCGGATCATTGATATGCTGGAGAACTGCTTACGGGAACAAGGGCTGACGAACGAAGCGGAAGACGCCGTCATCCTACTCATCGGCCGCGGTTCCAGCGACCCTGATGCCAATAGCGATCTATACAAAATCGGGCGCCTGTTATCCGAACGTTTTGACCATCTCCCTGTTGAATCAGCCTTTATCGGTGTAACGAAACCGACTGTGGAAGACGGGGTGGCCCGTGCCGTCACCCTCGGAGCGAAGCAGGTTTTTCTCGTCCCTTATCTTTTCTTCACAGGTGTCCTGATGAACCGCATGCATGATAAACTCGCTGCGCTAAAAGAGCAATATCCTGTGAATCAATTGCAGATGACCGACTACTTCGGTTTCCGGGATGAAGTGAAGGATGTGTTCCAAGACCGTGTGGAAGAAGCGTTGCTTGGCGCGGCCAAATTGAACTGCGATGTCTGCGAATTCCGCCTGCATGCTCTGGAACATATGGACGTCCATCATCACCACCATCATGATCACGACCATGACCATGTCCATGACCACCATCATCATCATGCACACGAGGAGGTCGCACCGTGA
- the cobJ gene encoding precorrin-3B C(17)-methyltransferase, with the protein MKKGKLIAIGFGPGSEQHMTQRARDAFAECDVIIGYKTYVELIRHLLTPEQQIVSTGMTEEVGRAQEAVKLAEAGHTVAVISSGDAGVYGMAGLIYEVLVEKGWNEETGVGLEVVPGVSAIQACASLLGAPVMHDSCTISLSDHLTPWEWIKKRVEAAAMADFVIALYNPKSGRRTRQIEETQRILLQYRSPQTPVGLVKSAYRDRQHIVITDLEHMLDHDIGMLTTVIIGNSTTFLYDGKIITPRGYQRKYTLGEEKQPLKPHQRLKEENEPWALHGGEKEEEPVLAEKKTELIQTEPQNNSVLELAEPQNNSVLELAEQALAQLDGTAPDAVSPLFQEHRLFEFTVSPGVANKKMSPSQLAALAEIVGNNGEIEYTPDHEFKISLQTEDPEAITSRLEQEGWLLAPAGNVVKVKACDFCDGDKQDPIPYAEELMKKLGGLSVPKELKIGFNGCGMACYGAVAEDIGIVYRRKKFDVFLGAKAMGRNAHVGVPVVEGLEPEKLVPLIVAIVEQFRNEGLPNERFYKFFKRVQNIQGFPYQEVPTLVVLEPDLC; encoded by the coding sequence ATGAAGAAAGGTAAATTGATTGCAATCGGTTTTGGTCCTGGAAGTGAGCAGCATATGACGCAGCGGGCCCGGGATGCTTTTGCGGAATGCGACGTTATCATCGGCTACAAAACATATGTCGAGTTGATTCGCCATCTGCTGACACCGGAGCAGCAAATCGTCAGCACCGGCATGACGGAAGAAGTGGGTCGTGCACAGGAAGCGGTGAAACTGGCGGAAGCCGGACATACCGTCGCGGTCATCTCAAGCGGCGATGCCGGAGTTTACGGCATGGCGGGCCTGATTTACGAAGTGCTTGTCGAAAAAGGATGGAATGAAGAGACGGGCGTCGGGTTGGAAGTCGTTCCAGGCGTCTCCGCTATCCAAGCATGCGCTTCCCTTCTTGGCGCTCCGGTCATGCATGATTCATGCACGATTAGCTTGAGCGACCATTTGACCCCATGGGAATGGATTAAAAAGCGGGTGGAAGCGGCGGCTATGGCCGACTTTGTCATCGCGCTCTACAACCCGAAAAGCGGCAGACGGACACGTCAAATCGAGGAAACGCAAAGGATCCTGCTCCAATACCGTTCGCCTCAAACTCCGGTCGGCCTTGTCAAAAGCGCCTATCGGGACCGGCAGCACATCGTCATCACCGACCTCGAGCATATGTTGGATCATGACATCGGCATGCTGACGACAGTAATTATCGGAAATAGCACGACATTTCTGTACGATGGCAAAATCATCACACCTCGCGGCTACCAGCGTAAATATACGCTCGGCGAAGAGAAACAGCCGTTAAAACCGCATCAACGGCTGAAAGAAGAGAACGAGCCATGGGCGTTGCACGGCGGCGAAAAAGAGGAAGAGCCTGTATTAGCGGAAAAAAAAACTGAATTAATACAAACCGAACCTCAAAACAATAGCGTTTTAGAGCTGGCCGAACCTCAAAACAATAGCGTTTTAGAGCTGGCCGAACAAGCACTCGCTCAATTGGATGGCACGGCACCGGATGCGGTCAGCCCGCTATTCCAAGAGCACCGACTATTTGAATTCACTGTCTCCCCTGGCGTGGCCAATAAAAAGATGTCTCCAAGCCAACTGGCGGCTTTAGCGGAAATCGTCGGCAACAACGGCGAAATCGAATACACACCGGATCATGAATTTAAAATTTCATTGCAAACCGAAGATCCAGAAGCAATCACATCCCGTTTGGAGCAAGAAGGATGGCTGCTCGCCCCTGCCGGCAATGTCGTCAAAGTGAAAGCTTGCGATTTTTGTGATGGAGACAAGCAAGATCCGATTCCTTATGCGGAGGAGTTAATGAAAAAACTCGGCGGCCTCAGTGTGCCGAAAGAGCTGAAAATCGGCTTCAACGGTTGCGGCATGGCCTGCTATGGAGCAGTTGCAGAAGATATCGGCATCGTCTATCGCCGCAAGAAATTCGACGTCTTCCTCGGAGCGAAAGCGATGGGACGCAATGCACATGTCGGCGTTCCAGTTGTGGAAGGGTTGGAGCCTGAAAAGCTTGTCCCTCTCATTGTAGCCATCGTGGAGCAGTTCCGGAACGAAGGACTGCCGAACGAACGATTCTACAAATTCTTCAAGCGCGTACAAAACATCCAAGGATTCCCGTACCAGGAAGTGCCGACATTAGTCGTCCTGGAACCAGATCTTTGCTAA
- a CDS encoding ABC transporter ATP-binding protein, giving the protein MSVLVDDLTTCINQIPIARHISIDAREGEFIGIIGPNGSGKSTILKSIYRALPHQSGTISIADRDISTLSAKSLAKQMAVVSQEGALSFDFTVEEMVLMGRAPHKKWFDLDSQSDRDIVDHALMQVGLIDKRERGFATLSGGEKQRALIARAISQQAKILILDEPTNHLDIHHQLQVMDLAKSLQLTVISALHDLNIAATYCNRIYVVQDGQIVRSGTPEEVLTAEMLATVFQVNAEIEQHPKTGHIHITYLSAFPAH; this is encoded by the coding sequence TTGAGTGTTCTTGTAGATGATTTGACAACGTGCATTAATCAAATCCCGATTGCCCGTCATATTTCGATCGACGCCCGGGAAGGTGAATTCATCGGTATCATCGGACCGAATGGCAGTGGGAAATCCACGATCTTGAAATCGATTTATCGCGCCCTCCCCCATCAAAGCGGAACGATCAGCATCGCTGATCGGGATATTTCCACCCTCTCGGCAAAAAGTTTGGCAAAGCAGATGGCGGTAGTCAGTCAAGAAGGAGCTTTGTCATTCGACTTTACCGTCGAAGAAATGGTGCTGATGGGAAGGGCTCCCCATAAAAAATGGTTCGACTTGGACAGCCAGTCGGACAGAGACATCGTCGATCATGCACTGATGCAAGTCGGGCTTATTGATAAAAGGGAACGAGGATTCGCCACACTGTCGGGTGGAGAGAAACAGCGCGCCCTTATTGCCAGAGCCATTTCCCAGCAGGCCAAAATATTAATCTTGGACGAGCCGACCAATCACCTTGACATTCATCACCAGCTTCAGGTGATGGATTTGGCAAAAAGTCTTCAACTGACGGTTATTTCCGCTCTGCATGACCTGAATATCGCGGCCACGTATTGCAATCGGATTTATGTGGTGCAAGATGGGCAAATCGTCCGTTCCGGGACGCCCGAAGAAGTGTTGACCGCAGAAATGTTGGCTACCGTTTTCCAAGTGAATGCAGAGATTGAACAACACCCGAAGACCGGCCATATTCACATTACGTACCTTTCCGCATTTCCGGCCCATTAA